CGAGCCGGCCGTAGGCCACGGGTTCCAGGAAGCGGGCAGGGTGGGCTCCGGGGTTCAGGCCGGGCAGGTTCTCCACCGTCCACTGGCGCACCCGGGCAGCCACCGAAGGCTGGGCCATGGTGGCGGCCAGGTAATCACTGCCGAGCCAGGCCTCGATGAGGGCCTGGGGGTCCTTCTCCCGGCCGGTGCCCAGCAGGCGCGTGTACCAGGAGAATTCCTCGGGCGAGGGTGGGGCGCCCTGGATGCCGGGCGCGACGAGGACGAGACAGGAGACGCGCTCGGGAAAGGCCAGGGCGAAGTCGAGCGCGACGCGTCCCCCGAGTGAGTGGCCGATGACGTGGGCGCGGTCCATCGAGAAGCGGTCGAGCAGGGCGAGCAGATCCTCGTGGGGCGCGTGGGGTTGCCCGAGAGGGGCCTGCGTCTGGCCGAAGCCCCGCTGGTCGTAGCGCAGGGTGGTGAAGTGCCGGGAGAACGCTCCCATCTGCCCTTCCCACATGCGCAGGTCGAGCAGGCCACCATGGAGGAACACGACCGGGAAGCCATCGCCTTGGAGCTCGTAGTGCAGGCGGGCTCCATTCACCTCGGCGAAGCCCCGGAGGGGAGGAGGAGGAGTGGTCATGCCGCAGCCATAACACCGCGCGATTTCCTTGGGGAGACGCGGTAGTAGCGTCCGTCCCGAGGAACCTCCCATGCCCTACTCCGTCTGGTTGACATCCCATCGCCGCTACGAGGACGTCCGGGCCGGTGCGCCGGACCGGCTCACCCCCGACGAGCTGCGTGCCTGTCTGGACCTGCTTGCCCGCTCCCGTCCCATTCTGCGGGCTCGCCGGCCCGATGGAGCCACCTGGGTGTTCCGCGCGGACGCGGAGCCCGCCTCCGCTCCCTTGCTGTGGGCGGGCGTGCGGCCCAACAACGGTCCCCGGGCGGGGACCCTCCAACTCTCGGTGAGTGGCACCAGCGCCTTCTTCCTGGCGAACATGTTCGAGCTGCTCTCCCTCGCGGCCATCGTCAACGAGGAGCTGGGCCTGCGCGCCTTCGAGGGTGTTCACGGCCGGGAGGTGACGGTGGAGTCCCTCGGTGCGCTCACGGAGGCCCAGGGGAAGTACGCGATGGAGCAGGGGCGTTTGTGGCTGCAACGCCGCGAGCAGCTCCACACCACCCTTCGCATGCCCCTCGAGTTTCCCGCGGGTGGGCATGACGAGGGCCCCAACCTGCTGGCTCTGAGGCTGAAGCACCCGAAACCGCCACCGCTGACGGAGCTGCTGAAGGCCCCGCCGGAAGGCCAGGATGTGGAGCTGAAGGGGACACAAGGCGTCTGGTTCGACCGGGCCTCGGGTGAGCCCGTGACGTGGTTCCTTCGCAATCCCCACGCGGCGGACGAGCTGCTGATCTGGCCCCAATGGGGAGAGGCTCCCTTCGTACAGACGGCGCGCACCGCCTTCACCGCGGCCGAGCTGCTGCGGACACGGGCCGGAGGGCAGGTGCTCTGGAACG
The genomic region above belongs to Archangium lipolyticum and contains:
- a CDS encoding alpha/beta fold hydrolase, coding for MTTPPPPLRGFAEVNGARLHYELQGDGFPVVFLHGGLLDLRMWEGQMGAFSRHFTTLRYDQRGFGQTQAPLGQPHAPHEDLLALLDRFSMDRAHVIGHSLGGRVALDFALAFPERVSCLVLVAPGIQGAPPSPEEFSWYTRLLGTGREKDPQALIEAWLGSDYLAATMAQPSVAARVRQWTVENLPGLNPGAHPARFLEPVAYGRLEELLMPVLVVVGDRDNPVMLKNAEVLAQRVAALTRVTLPGVGHMPSLERPEDFNRSVLDFLLGHPTPAP